One Gammaproteobacteria bacterium genomic window, ACGCCTCGGCCGGCTTGAGTTCCAGCCCCAGCCGGTCCCGCATCTCCATAATCAGCCGGCCGGCGGTTTTTTTGCCGATGCCGGGGAGGCGGGTGAGGCGGCCCGCGTCGTCGTCCTGCACGCAGCGGGCGAATTGTTCGGCGGGCATGCCGGACAAAATGGCCAGAGCCAGCTTGGCCCCCACACCGCTCACTTTGATCAGTGCCCGGAAGAGGTTTTTGTCCGCCTCGGCGGTGAAGCCGTAGAGGGCGTGGGCATCTTCCCGCACGGCCAGGTGGGTATGCAGCAACACGCCCTCCCCCGCTCCGGGAAGATTCACGAAGGTACTGAGGGGGACTTCCACTTCG contains:
- the ruvA gene encoding Holliday junction branch migration protein RuvA; this translates as EVEVPLSTFVNLPGAGEGVLLHTHLAVREDAHALYGFTAEADKNLFRALIKVSGVGAKLALAILSGMPAEQFARCVQDDDAGRLTRLPGIGKKTAGRLIMEMRDRLGLELKPAEAFAAPATASGPAGAPTPVEDAVSALIALGYKPAEASRMVRDVREEGLACEELIRRALKLKAEN